A stretch of Bos taurus isolate L1 Dominette 01449 registration number 42190680 breed Hereford chromosome 5, ARS-UCD2.0, whole genome shotgun sequence DNA encodes these proteins:
- the MGAT3 gene encoding beta-1,4-mannosyl-glycoprotein 4-beta-N-acetylglucosaminyltransferase, protein MKMKRYKLFLMFCMAGLCLISFLHFFKTLSYVTFPRELASLSPNLVSSFFWNNAPVTPQASPEPGSPDLLRTPLYSHSPLLQPLSPSKATEELHRMDFVLPEDTTEYFVRTKAGGVCFKPGTKMLEKPPSGRPEEKVEAGDGASSSARGPGRQLLSTRERAGSRGGARRKWVECVCLPGWHGPSCGVPTVVQYSNLPTKERLVPREVPRRVINAININHEFDLLDVRFHELGDVVDAFVVCESNFTAYGEPRPLKFREMLTNGTFEYIRHKVLYVFLDHFPLGGRQDGWIADDYLRTFLTQDGVSRLRNLRPDDVFIIDDADEIPARDGVLFLKLYDGWTEPFAFHMRKSLYGFFWKQPGTLEVVSGCTVDMLQTVYGLDGIRLRRRQYYTMPNFRQYENRTGHILVQWSLGSPLHFAGWHCSWCFTPEGIYFKLVSAQNGDFPRWGDYEDKRDLNYIRSLIRTGGWFDGTQQEYPPADPSEHMYAPKYLLKNYDQFRYLLDNPYREPKSTAAGGWRNKGSEGRPPARGKLDVVEG, encoded by the coding sequence ATGAAGATGAAACGCTACAAGCTGTTTCTCATGTTCTGTATGGCCGGCCTGTGTCTCATCTCCTTCCTGCACTTCTTTAAGACCCTGTCCTATGTCACCTTCCCCCGCGAACTAGCCTCTCTCAGCCCTAACCTGGTGTCCAGCTTCTTCTGGAACAATGCCCCGGTCACGCCCCAGGCCAGCCCGGAGCCGGGTAGCCCCGACCTGCTGCGGACCCCACTCTATTCCCACTCACCCCTGCTCCAGCCGCTGTCGCCGAGCAAGGCCACGGAGGAGCTCCACCGGATGGACTTCGTGCTGCCTGAGGACACCACCGAGTACTTCGTCCGCACCAAAGCCGGGGGCGTCTGCTTCAAGCCAGGTACCAAGATGCTGGAGAAGCCCCCATCGGGGCGGCCAGAGGAGAAGGTGGAGGCGGGCGACGGCGCATCGTCGTCGGCGCGGGGCCCGGGCCGGCAGCTACTGAGCACCCGGGAGCGAGCGGGGAGCCGCGGCGGCGCGCGGCGCAAGTGGGTGGAGTGCGTGTGCCTCCCGGGCTGGCACGGGCCGAGCTGCGGCGTGCCCACCGTGGTGCAGTACTCCAACCTGCCCACCAAGGAGCGCCTGGTGCCCCGGGAGGTGCCACGGCGGGTCATCAACGCCATCAACATCAACCATGAGTTCGACCTGCTGGACGTGCGCTTCCACGAGCTGGGCGACGTGGTGGACGCCTTCGTGGTGTGCGAGTCCAACTTCACAGCGTACGGGGAGCCGCGGCCGCTCAAGTTCCGCGAGATGCTGACCAACGGCACCTTCGAGTACATCCGGCACAAGGTGCTGTACGTCTTTCTGGACCACTTCCCGCTGGGCGGGCGGCAGGACGGCTGGATCGCAGACGACTACCTGCGCACCTTCCTGACGCAGGACGGCGTGTCGCGGCTGCGCAACCTACGGCCGGACGATGTCTTCATCATCGACGACGCCGACGAGATCCCCGCGCGCGACGGCGTGCTCTTCCTCAAGCTCTACGACGGCTGGACGGAGCCCTTCGCCTTCCACATGCGCAAGTCGCTGTACGGCTTCTTCTGGAAGCAGCCGGGCACCCTGGAGGTGGTGTCGGGCTGCACGGTGGACATGCTGCAGACGGTGTACGGGCTGGACGGCATCCGCCTGCGCCGCCGCCAGTACTACACCATGCCTAACTTCCGTCAGTATGAGAACCGCACGGGCCACATCCTGGTGCAGTGGTCGCTGGGGAGCCCCCTGCACTTTGCCGGCTGGCACTGCTCCTGGTGCTTCACGCCCGAGGGCATCTACTTCAAGCTCGTGTCGGCCCAGAACGGCGACTTCCCCCGCTGGGGCGACTACGAAGACAAGCGGGACCTCAACTACATCCGGAGCCTGATCCGCACGGGGGGCTGGTTCGACGGCACGCAGCAGGAGTACCCGCCGGCCGACCCCAGCGAGCACATGTACGCCCCCAAGTACCTGCTGAAGAACTACGACCAGTTCCGCTACCTGCTGGACAACCCCTACCGGGAGCCCAAGAGCACAGCGGCCGGTGGGTGGCGGAACAAGGGTTCGGAGGGAAGGCCACCCGCCAGGGGCAAATTGGATGTGGTTGAAGGCTAG